A single Thiohalobacter thiocyanaticus DNA region contains:
- a CDS encoding NADP(H)-dependent aldo-keto reductase — translation MHYRKLGHTDIDVSLICLGTMTFGEQNSERDAHEQLDRAVAAGVNFIDTAELYPVPPRGETQGRTEAYIGSWLARRGKRDDLVIASKVAGPTDWCPHIRGGSSHPDAANIEIALNDSLRRLQTDYIDLYQVHWPDRSANFFGKLGYEYDASPSLPIEDTLEALACQVEAGKIRHIGISNETPWGTMRYLQLAEARGWPRIVSIQNPYSLLNRSFEIGLAEISQREDVGLLAYSPLGFGVLSGKYLDGARPEGARLSLFERFSRYSNPQGERATAAYVALARDHGLDPAQMALAYVNSRPFVTANIIGATRMEQLESNLGSADLTLSEEVLEGIEAIHQAHPNPCP, via the coding sequence ATGCACTACCGCAAACTCGGCCATACCGATATCGACGTCAGCCTGATCTGCCTCGGCACCATGACCTTCGGCGAGCAGAACAGCGAGCGCGATGCGCATGAACAACTCGACCGCGCCGTGGCGGCGGGGGTGAACTTCATCGACACCGCCGAGCTCTACCCGGTGCCGCCGCGCGGGGAGACCCAGGGGCGCACCGAGGCGTACATCGGCAGCTGGCTGGCGCGGCGCGGCAAACGCGACGATCTGGTCATCGCCAGCAAGGTGGCCGGCCCCACCGACTGGTGCCCGCACATCCGCGGCGGCAGCAGCCATCCCGATGCGGCCAACATCGAGATCGCGCTCAATGACAGCCTGCGCCGGCTGCAGACCGACTATATCGATCTCTACCAGGTGCACTGGCCGGACCGCAGCGCCAACTTCTTCGGCAAACTGGGTTATGAATACGACGCCAGTCCATCGCTGCCCATCGAGGATACCCTGGAGGCGCTGGCGTGCCAGGTCGAGGCAGGTAAGATCCGCCACATCGGCATCTCCAACGAGACGCCCTGGGGCACCATGCGCTACCTGCAGCTGGCCGAGGCGCGCGGCTGGCCGCGCATCGTCAGCATCCAGAATCCCTACAGCCTGTTGAATCGCTCATTCGAAATCGGCCTGGCCGAGATCAGTCAGCGCGAGGACGTGGGCCTGCTGGCCTACTCGCCGCTGGGCTTCGGGGTGCTGAGCGGCAAGTACCTGGACGGCGCCCGGCCCGAGGGCGCGCGCCTTAGCCTGTTCGAGCGCTTCAGCCGCTATTCCAATCCCCAGGGCGAGCGCGCCACCGCGGCCTACGTGGCGCTGGCCCGCGACCACGGCCTGGACCCGGCGCAGATGGCGCTGGCCTACGTCAACAGCCGGCCCTTCGTGACCGCCAACATCATCGGCGCGACCCGGATGGAGCAGCTGGAGAGCAATCTGGGGAGTGCGGATCTGACGCTGTCGGAGGAAGTCCTGGAGGGGATCGAAGCGATTCATCAGGCGCATCCCAATCCCTGCCCCTGA
- a CDS encoding DsrE family protein encodes MKQRRNFLLVLVLLTGGGPGVLQAAPLPADGDAPRAHPIPEILEQRHRVYDINLHEPQELRRLLQRLDEVTPGPRPGSNPPRFALVLHGPEIEFFAIGNYAEYRDLVDLAARLDAFGVIEVKACQTRMESLGLGGDDLPAFVEIVPFGPAEVERLEREGYVRM; translated from the coding sequence ATGAAGCAGAGGCGGAATTTCCTGCTGGTCCTGGTGCTGCTGACAGGCGGCGGGCCCGGGGTGTTGCAGGCTGCGCCGCTGCCTGCGGACGGCGATGCTCCACGCGCTCACCCGATTCCCGAGATACTGGAACAGCGGCATCGGGTCTATGACATCAACCTGCATGAACCGCAGGAACTGCGCCGGCTGCTGCAACGTCTGGATGAGGTCACACCCGGCCCCCGTCCGGGTTCGAACCCGCCCCGCTTCGCCCTGGTGCTGCACGGCCCCGAGATCGAATTCTTCGCCATCGGCAATTACGCCGAGTATCGCGACCTGGTGGATCTGGCCGCCCGCCTGGACGCCTTCGGGGTGATCGAGGTCAAGGCCTGCCAGACCCGCATGGAGTCTCTCGGCCTGGGCGGCGACGACCTGCCCGCCTTCGTCGAGATCGTGCCCTTCGGCCCGGCCGAGGTGGAGCGGCTGGAGCGGGAGGGTTACGTCAGGATGTAG
- a CDS encoding pentapeptide repeat-containing protein, whose product MTTIMVTQIMRIDRRSLTTGLALMLLLPLGGVFAEPDSGEQAVQRLLETNACPGCNLDGTDLSGQNLLGADLHGASLRQVKLADTAVTGSDLREADLTGADLRGAILGGCNLADAVLTEARLEDAFLTRARLQRANLDGAGLRYARLDNANLDGASLVGADLREADLYSARFFFADLSDAQLQGADMNSADLGEAMLGGAVTDSLTVCPDRSQGPCNW is encoded by the coding sequence ATGACCACGATCATGGTCACGCAGATCATGCGCATTGATCGCCGCAGTTTGACAACCGGGCTTGCGCTCATGCTGCTGCTGCCCCTGGGCGGCGTGTTCGCCGAGCCGGATTCGGGCGAGCAGGCGGTGCAGCGGCTGCTGGAGACCAACGCCTGTCCCGGCTGCAATCTCGATGGCACCGATCTGTCCGGACAGAACCTGCTGGGGGCGGATCTGCACGGGGCCAGCCTGCGCCAGGTCAAGCTGGCCGACACCGCGGTCACGGGATCGGATCTGCGCGAAGCCGATCTGACCGGCGCTGATCTGCGCGGCGCCATTCTGGGCGGCTGCAACCTGGCCGACGCGGTGCTCACCGAGGCGCGCCTGGAGGACGCCTTTCTCACCCGCGCCCGACTGCAGCGGGCCAATCTGGACGGGGCCGGCCTCAGGTATGCGCGCCTCGACAACGCCAATCTGGACGGCGCCAGCCTGGTCGGCGCCGATCTGCGCGAGGCGGATCTCTACAGTGCCCGGTTTTTCTTCGCCGACCTCAGCGATGCGCAGCTGCAGGGGGCGGACATGAACTCGGCGGACCTGGGCGAGGCGATGCTCGGAGGGGCGGTGACGGATTCGCTGACCGTGTGCCCCGACCGCAGCCAGGGCCCGTGTAACTGGTAG
- a CDS encoding HDOD domain-containing protein produces the protein METELNTLVHRANELASLPEVVMRAVDMINDPEASAADIGNVIADDPALTARLLKIVNSPFYGFPSRIDTVSRAITVIGTLELLDLILATSVIKAFSGIPPELVNMDEFWEHSLYTGVVSRVLATRHRAPSSERFFIAGLLHDIGSLVIYRHRPEQAAMILEQARGSVVPLHILERETFGFDHGQVGAALMQTWHLPEHLIASACWHHQPLEVDEHRLEVAMVHLADVIASAVHSTASETERVPPMDARAWDLVGLPAESVDAIISEADKQFADARAAILPSASAA, from the coding sequence ATGGAGACTGAACTCAACACACTGGTGCACCGGGCCAACGAGCTGGCCTCTCTGCCGGAGGTGGTCATGCGGGCCGTGGACATGATCAACGACCCGGAAGCCTCGGCGGCCGACATCGGCAACGTCATCGCCGACGACCCCGCCCTCACCGCCCGGCTGCTGAAGATCGTCAACAGTCCCTTCTACGGCTTCCCCTCGCGCATCGACACCGTCTCCCGCGCCATCACCGTGATCGGCACCCTGGAACTGCTGGACCTGATCCTGGCCACCAGCGTGATCAAGGCCTTCAGCGGCATTCCGCCGGAACTGGTGAACATGGATGAGTTCTGGGAACACAGTCTCTACACCGGCGTGGTATCACGCGTCCTCGCCACCCGCCACCGCGCCCCCAGCAGCGAACGCTTCTTCATCGCCGGCCTGCTGCATGATATCGGCTCGCTGGTGATCTACCGCCACCGCCCGGAGCAGGCCGCCATGATCCTGGAGCAGGCCCGCGGCAGCGTGGTACCGCTGCATATTCTGGAACGGGAAACCTTCGGCTTCGACCACGGCCAGGTCGGCGCCGCGCTGATGCAGACCTGGCACCTGCCCGAACACCTGATCGCCAGCGCCTGCTGGCATCACCAGCCGCTGGAGGTCGACGAACACCGGCTCGAGGTGGCCATGGTCCACCTGGCCGACGTCATCGCCAGCGCGGTGCATTCCACCGCCTCCGAAACCGAACGGGTACCGCCCATGGACGCCCGCGCCTGGGATCTGGTCGGACTGCCGGCGGAAAGCGTGGATGCCATCATCAGCGAGGCGGACAAGCAGTTCGCCGACGCCCGCGCGGCCATTCTGCCCAGCGCCTCCGCGGCGTAG
- a CDS encoding twin-arginine translocation signal domain-containing protein, with amino-acid sequence MSISRRNFMKGAMAAGVAGTAGSFAMNPAMAAVHDATGERQHELFKQFKGNVILLPGKYSGSVSALDLSVPETLAWYNFGLAGIDMPIPHHIAAMPSADPYKTFDFYQTMQPPAAPYVNENSPEWRDRGAFKMYKMRYDGSGKQNKISVVNDVSETTGMALGVHVSIGVGPNANKYVAFADGQKDMVLITDISDNPKIVKAFRCDYDPVARQVNISHVFPDSSTGKFDYLDRKGMKTSHEAMLGEELMPADPTAVFVDAFTWHPELPLGAILIRRLGCCAIVDTNTWEVKAMLSTGKGAPDNFPLVKQQGYTWTYSVPSVLTPLHEAGFNTSGEYFLACNNVLQNNIAVYRSEDPDPMKWKKEAFVEGFGRKYLPLHMGNVPDSRWVFFTIWARKPHNGYICKVDPKTWKVVAKWDTGPDPHTCDCTIDGQFITTVYSGHQSGQSGMVVIHADSDEIVARLPNPGGMHDHVVVPESWEGLKSSRSTSV; translated from the coding sequence ATGAGTATTTCCCGACGCAATTTCATGAAGGGCGCCATGGCCGCCGGCGTGGCCGGCACCGCCGGCAGCTTCGCCATGAACCCGGCCATGGCCGCGGTGCATGACGCCACCGGCGAGCGCCAGCACGAACTGTTCAAGCAGTTCAAGGGCAACGTCATCCTGCTGCCCGGCAAGTACAGCGGTTCGGTCTCCGCGCTGGACCTGTCCGTGCCCGAGACCCTGGCCTGGTACAACTTCGGCCTGGCCGGCATCGACATGCCGATTCCGCATCACATCGCCGCCATGCCCTCGGCCGACCCATACAAGACCTTCGATTTCTACCAGACCATGCAGCCGCCCGCGGCCCCCTACGTCAACGAGAACTCCCCGGAGTGGCGTGACCGCGGCGCATTCAAGATGTACAAGATGCGCTACGACGGCAGTGGCAAGCAGAACAAGATCTCCGTGGTCAACGACGTCAGCGAGACCACCGGCATGGCGCTGGGCGTGCACGTCTCCATCGGTGTGGGTCCGAACGCCAACAAGTATGTCGCCTTCGCCGACGGCCAGAAGGACATGGTGCTGATCACCGACATCAGCGACAACCCGAAGATCGTCAAGGCCTTCCGTTGCGACTACGACCCGGTCGCCCGTCAGGTCAACATCTCTCATGTGTTCCCGGATTCCTCGACCGGCAAGTTCGACTACCTTGACCGCAAGGGTATGAAGACCAGTCACGAGGCGATGCTGGGCGAGGAGCTGATGCCGGCCGATCCGACCGCCGTGTTCGTCGACGCCTTCACCTGGCATCCCGAGCTGCCGCTGGGTGCGATCCTGATCCGCCGCCTGGGCTGCTGCGCCATCGTCGACACCAACACCTGGGAAGTCAAAGCCATGCTGTCCACCGGCAAGGGCGCCCCGGACAACTTCCCGTTGGTCAAGCAGCAGGGCTACACCTGGACCTACTCAGTGCCGTCCGTGCTGACCCCGCTGCACGAGGCCGGCTTCAACACCAGCGGCGAGTACTTCCTGGCCTGCAACAACGTGCTGCAGAACAACATCGCGGTCTACCGCTCCGAGGATCCGGACCCGATGAAGTGGAAGAAGGAGGCCTTCGTCGAGGGCTTCGGGCGCAAGTACCTGCCCCTGCACATGGGCAACGTGCCGGATTCGCGCTGGGTATTCTTCACCATCTGGGCGCGCAAGCCGCACAACGGCTACATCTGCAAGGTCGATCCCAAGACCTGGAAGGTGGTCGCCAAGTGGGATACCGGTCCGGATCCGCACACCTGCGACTGCACCATCGACGGTCAGTTCATCACCACGGTGTACAGCGGTCACCAGTCCGGCCAGTCCGGCATGGTGGTGATCCACGCCGACAGCGACGAGATCGTGGCACGCCTGCCGAACCCCGGCGGCATGCACGACCACGTGGTGGTGCCGGAGAGCTGGGAGGGCCTGAAGTCCTCGCGCAGTACTTCGGTCTGA
- a CDS encoding sigma-54-dependent transcriptional regulator → MSLNVLVVDDQRSPRRSLGLLLKNAGMQAGEAASGEEALAALQSGPYDVIVSDLRMDGMSGIDLLREVKNRFPRLPVILITAYGSIESAVEAMRLGAYDYLTKPFDEDEMLEKIQQAHALAQAGPTGEVAAGTDGGLIANSPVMHGVLIRTERIAGTELSILITGETGTGKSLLARYIHERSQRAGKTFVSLNCASLPEQLLESELFGHAKGSFTGASETRKGLFEEADGGTIFLDEIDTLTPAIQAKLLSVLQDREIRRLGTNQPRKVDIRVITAANRDLSVLIENGEFRPDLYYRVNGYHINLPPLRERVEDIELLLKHFLNKYSARHSRSGLRLTDAALQRLLDYGFPGNVRQLETMVEQMVVFADDSGVIDLDALPEEVLQRAGRSPQETARNVLQPTSLAENEQQVIEAALERYDSLTEVARNLGIGRTTLWRKLRQYNISRGPRGTSRSKS, encoded by the coding sequence ATGAGTCTGAACGTACTGGTGGTCGATGATCAGCGCAGCCCGCGTCGCAGCCTGGGGCTGCTGCTGAAGAATGCCGGCATGCAGGCCGGCGAAGCCGCCAGCGGCGAAGAGGCCCTGGCCGCCCTGCAGTCAGGGCCATACGACGTGATTGTCAGCGATCTGCGTATGGATGGCATGTCCGGCATCGATCTGCTGCGTGAGGTCAAGAATCGCTTTCCCCGGCTGCCGGTGATCCTGATTACTGCCTACGGCAGCATCGAAAGCGCCGTCGAGGCGATGCGGCTGGGCGCCTACGACTACCTGACCAAGCCCTTTGACGAGGACGAGATGCTGGAGAAGATCCAGCAGGCTCACGCCCTGGCCCAGGCCGGACCGACAGGCGAGGTGGCGGCCGGGACGGACGGCGGCTTGATTGCCAACAGCCCGGTCATGCACGGCGTGCTGATCCGCACCGAGCGGATTGCCGGCACCGAGTTGAGTATCCTCATCACCGGCGAGACCGGGACCGGCAAAAGCCTGCTGGCACGCTACATCCACGAACGCAGCCAGCGCGCCGGCAAGACCTTCGTCAGCCTCAACTGCGCCAGCCTGCCCGAACAGCTGCTGGAGAGTGAATTGTTCGGTCATGCCAAGGGCAGCTTCACCGGCGCTAGCGAGACCCGCAAGGGCCTGTTCGAGGAGGCCGACGGCGGCACCATCTTCCTCGACGAGATCGATACCCTGACCCCGGCCATCCAGGCCAAGCTGCTGAGCGTGCTGCAGGACCGTGAAATCCGCCGCCTGGGCACCAATCAGCCGCGCAAGGTCGATATCCGTGTGATCACGGCAGCCAACCGCGACCTGTCGGTGCTGATCGAGAACGGTGAATTCAGACCCGACCTGTATTACCGGGTCAACGGTTATCACATCAATCTGCCGCCCCTGCGCGAACGGGTGGAAGACATCGAGTTGCTGTTGAAGCATTTCCTGAACAAGTATTCCGCCCGTCACAGCCGCTCCGGTCTGAGGCTGACCGACGCGGCACTGCAGCGGCTGCTCGACTATGGTTTCCCCGGCAATGTCAGACAACTCGAGACCATGGTGGAGCAGATGGTGGTGTTCGCGGATGATTCGGGCGTCATCGATCTGGATGCCCTGCCCGAGGAGGTGCTGCAGCGGGCCGGCCGCAGCCCGCAGGAGACCGCGCGCAATGTGCTGCAGCCGACAAGCCTGGCCGAGAATGAGCAGCAGGTAATCGAAGCGGCGCTGGAACGTTACGACAGCCTTACCGAGGTGGCGCGCAACCTCGGCATCGGTCGCACCACCCTGTGGCGCAAGCTGCGTCAGTACAATATCAGCCGCGGCCCGCGCGGCACCTCCCGCAGCAAATCCTGA
- a CDS encoding COX15/CtaA family protein has product MTEQQTRNRIIAWWLFLCCAMVFSMIVLGGLTRLTGSGLSMVEWDPIFGILPPLNEAEWQEVFDKYRGSPEYLHVNAGMSLEGFKSIYWYEFAHRLFGRTIGTVFLLPFLFFLWRGWIQRPLIPKLAALFVLGGLQGVLGWYMVMSGLVDRPHVSQYRLTAHLMLAVLIYAWMFWLALDLYHNRADHRWRAGVRFGWPALGLILLTIASGGLVAGLKAGLAYNTFPLMDGRLLPEVMFPFEPWWRNFFDHVATVQFDHRLLALTTFSVILLGWLLTRPGLPPGRARLSLHLLALMALVQVSLGIATLLHQVPVNLASAHQAGAILLLTLAIIHLHALTQAAPPGSD; this is encoded by the coding sequence ATGACAGAACAACAAACCCGCAACCGCATCATCGCCTGGTGGCTGTTCCTGTGCTGCGCCATGGTCTTCTCCATGATCGTGCTGGGCGGGCTGACCCGGCTGACCGGCTCCGGGCTGTCGATGGTGGAGTGGGACCCGATCTTCGGCATCCTGCCGCCGCTCAACGAGGCCGAGTGGCAGGAGGTGTTCGACAAGTACCGCGGCTCGCCCGAGTACCTGCACGTCAACGCCGGCATGAGCCTGGAGGGGTTCAAATCCATCTACTGGTACGAGTTCGCCCACCGGCTGTTCGGGCGCACCATCGGCACCGTCTTTCTGCTGCCCTTCCTGTTCTTTCTCTGGCGCGGCTGGATTCAGCGCCCGCTCATCCCGAAACTGGCCGCCCTGTTCGTGCTCGGCGGGCTGCAGGGCGTGCTGGGCTGGTACATGGTGATGAGCGGCCTGGTGGACAGACCGCACGTCAGCCAGTACCGCCTGACCGCCCACCTGATGCTGGCGGTGCTGATCTACGCCTGGATGTTCTGGCTGGCGCTGGACCTGTATCACAACCGTGCCGACCACCGCTGGCGCGCCGGGGTCCGCTTCGGCTGGCCGGCGCTGGGACTGATCCTGCTCACCATCGCCTCCGGCGGCCTGGTGGCCGGGCTCAAGGCCGGCCTGGCCTACAACACCTTCCCGCTGATGGACGGCCGGCTGCTGCCGGAGGTGATGTTTCCCTTCGAGCCCTGGTGGCGAAACTTCTTCGACCATGTGGCCACGGTGCAGTTCGACCACCGGCTGCTGGCCCTGACCACCTTCAGCGTCATCCTGCTGGGCTGGCTGCTGACCCGCCCCGGCCTGCCCCCCGGGCGGGCCCGTCTGAGCCTGCACCTGCTGGCGCTGATGGCCCTGGTCCAGGTCTCGCTGGGCATCGCCACCCTGCTGCACCAGGTGCCGGTCAACCTGGCCAGCGCCCACCAGGCCGGCGCCATCCTATTGCTTACATTGGCAATTATCCATCTCCACGCCCTGACCCAGGCGGCCCCGCCCGGGTCCGACTGA
- a CDS encoding ATP-binding protein, whose amino-acid sequence MNLLPTVGAADPRAACAARWQQWLLYAWVVALVAMPLLLHGVDSGTLLVPEYLIDVRMHAVIELFCGIMALLIAGLILALSRHKQERTLLLFALGFLVMGLLDVVHAITPPDVYPGLFVSAHTLSTLFGGVLFCAGTVLHYRRHRLPGLPLWLSREAAFTLMLLIGLVLAYHIILPVGSLENLYTFSIWAYRAHEFSGVLYAFAALLAFLYYRGTGQRLILVIGAILMLFAESAYLFRFSQMWDSAWWTWHFVKVGLYLGSLVVIAAGLVLSLRAVQRARVVQDNINRQLRVAHDRLDDMNRELQLRNTMVNASIGARSLDQTLEVIENTLAEFVGECRYSLVLRVAEDEVEEFQRGLQRQTLRWNVRVRAEHMPCVRLVQAVGGDDEHTVYSCSRGANGRACMCLTLRAHDEVFGYLRLEIAGGHPEPGRVEQLNVVAAEIGPILYNALLHYRWTQAIGFRAALLRVTAMLGSTLELPRVLEAVCGESAHMLASEASGILLADADGDSGEMRLVSCCMPDTAAGAAVAQPEWIASAAGRELFRQLRESGRPVALVKPETADAPAPFPLGTSGCIWGAVALFPMLEGEQLIAVMLIMRTERIPFSAATLEQGELLAEQVRVALVNARAYEALRDANEQLRRSEQERIRAERLAVLGQMAASVAHEVRNPLSAINNCLAVLRRNIHDSSDSVGPAIEIIDDEVRRLDRLTHNFMSFGRSPRTAAARVHLGGLVARVCERIDQHIQHEGLSVGVEQEVIGGYTPVMFDADGFQEVLWNLMLNAVQAMHGSGRLRVRLNQNGRHAFLAVADDGPGIPPEKRTQIFEPFFSQRSEGAGLGLAIVLQHVEAWGGRLRIWGPPGACFAMRFPVAEAQVADRGVAS is encoded by the coding sequence ATGAACCTCCTGCCGACAGTCGGTGCCGCCGACCCGCGCGCGGCCTGCGCCGCGCGCTGGCAGCAGTGGCTGCTCTATGCCTGGGTGGTGGCCCTGGTGGCCATGCCGCTGCTGCTCCACGGGGTGGACAGCGGTACCCTGCTGGTGCCGGAGTACCTGATCGATGTCCGCATGCATGCGGTCATCGAGTTGTTCTGCGGCATCATGGCGTTGCTGATCGCCGGGCTGATCCTGGCCCTGTCGCGGCACAAGCAGGAACGGACCCTGCTGCTGTTCGCGCTGGGCTTTCTGGTGATGGGCCTGCTGGACGTGGTGCATGCGATCACGCCTCCGGATGTGTACCCGGGGCTGTTCGTTTCCGCCCACACCCTGTCCACCCTGTTCGGCGGCGTCCTGTTCTGTGCGGGCACTGTCCTGCACTATCGCCGCCATCGCCTGCCGGGATTGCCGCTGTGGCTGTCGCGCGAGGCGGCCTTCACCCTGATGCTGCTGATCGGCCTGGTACTGGCCTATCACATCATCCTGCCTGTGGGCTCGCTGGAGAATCTCTATACCTTTTCCATCTGGGCCTATCGGGCGCATGAGTTCTCTGGAGTTCTGTATGCCTTCGCCGCGCTGCTGGCCTTTCTCTATTACCGGGGGACGGGACAGCGGCTGATCCTGGTCATCGGCGCCATCCTGATGCTGTTCGCCGAGAGCGCCTACCTGTTCCGCTTCTCCCAGATGTGGGACTCGGCCTGGTGGACCTGGCATTTCGTCAAGGTCGGGTTGTACCTGGGCAGCCTGGTAGTGATCGCTGCCGGCCTGGTGTTGTCGCTGCGCGCCGTGCAGCGCGCACGCGTGGTGCAGGACAATATCAACCGCCAGCTGCGGGTCGCGCACGACAGGCTCGACGACATGAACCGGGAACTGCAGCTGCGCAACACCATGGTCAACGCCAGCATCGGTGCGCGCAGCCTGGATCAGACCCTGGAGGTGATCGAGAACACCCTGGCCGAATTCGTGGGCGAGTGCCGCTACTCGCTGGTGCTGCGCGTGGCCGAGGACGAGGTCGAGGAATTCCAGCGCGGCCTGCAGCGTCAGACCCTGCGCTGGAACGTGCGCGTCCGGGCCGAGCACATGCCCTGTGTGCGGCTGGTGCAGGCGGTCGGCGGCGATGACGAGCATACCGTCTACAGCTGCAGCCGCGGCGCCAATGGCCGCGCCTGCATGTGCCTGACGCTGCGCGCCCATGACGAGGTGTTCGGCTATCTGCGCCTGGAGATCGCCGGCGGCCATCCCGAACCGGGACGGGTGGAGCAGCTCAACGTGGTCGCCGCCGAGATCGGCCCGATTCTGTACAACGCCCTGCTGCATTACCGCTGGACCCAGGCCATCGGATTCCGCGCCGCGCTGCTGCGGGTCACGGCCATGCTGGGCTCGACCCTGGAACTGCCCCGGGTGCTGGAGGCGGTATGCGGGGAAAGCGCGCACATGCTGGCCAGCGAGGCCTCCGGCATCCTGCTCGCCGACGCTGACGGCGACAGCGGGGAGATGCGCCTGGTCAGCTGCTGCATGCCGGACACGGCCGCGGGCGCTGCGGTGGCGCAGCCGGAGTGGATTGCCAGCGCTGCGGGACGTGAGTTGTTCCGTCAATTGCGTGAGTCCGGCCGCCCGGTGGCCCTGGTCAAACCGGAGACGGCAGACGCGCCGGCGCCCTTCCCCCTGGGCACCAGCGGCTGCATCTGGGGCGCGGTGGCCCTGTTCCCCATGCTGGAAGGGGAACAGCTCATCGCGGTCATGCTGATCATGCGCACGGAACGGATCCCGTTCAGCGCGGCCACCCTGGAGCAGGGCGAACTGCTCGCCGAACAGGTGCGGGTCGCACTGGTCAACGCCCGCGCCTACGAGGCGCTGCGGGACGCCAATGAGCAGCTGCGGCGTTCCGAGCAGGAACGCATCCGTGCCGAGCGGCTGGCGGTGCTCGGCCAGATGGCGGCCAGTGTGGCGCACGAGGTGCGCAATCCGCTCAGCGCCATCAACAACTGCCTCGCGGTGCTGCGCCGCAACATCCACGACAGCAGCGACAGCGTCGGGCCTGCCATCGAGATCATCGACGACGAGGTGCGGCGCCTGGACCGGCTGACGCACAATTTCATGAGTTTCGGGCGCTCGCCGCGCACGGCGGCGGCACGGGTGCATCTCGGCGGCCTGGTGGCGCGCGTGTGCGAACGCATCGATCAGCATATCCAGCACGAGGGGCTGTCGGTCGGGGTGGAGCAGGAAGTCATAGGCGGCTATACGCCGGTGATGTTCGATGCCGACGGTTTTCAGGAAGTGCTGTGGAACCTGATGCTCAACGCCGTGCAGGCGATGCACGGCAGTGGCCGGCTGCGGGTGCGTCTGAATCAGAATGGCCGCCATGCCTTCCTGGCCGTCGCCGACGACGGCCCCGGCATCCCGCCAGAGAAGCGGACGCAGATCTTCGAGCCCTTCTTCAGTCAGCGCTCCGAGGGTGCCGGTCTGGGGCTGGCGATCGTACTGCAGCACGTGGAGGCATGGGGCGGCCGGCTGCGCATCTGGGGACCGCCCGGGGCCTGCTTCGCCATGCGTTTCCCCGTGGCTGAAGCGCAGGTCGCTGACCGGGGAGTGGCGTCATGA
- a CDS encoding TlpA family protein disulfide reductase: MKTSRHPARGGRLTVGCSAAAGALMLALAAPGTAVADSIDGNFPTADEVGGEVFPRGVQAGDRFPTDWDIYDANGNKTDVSKLIKGKRTVLAFFISAVPVSVDELTKLQNAFTGKGDTQLLFVNSDQVGGKLLGVDPIQETARTVRVIKREENIKHPMFVAPNDALSPTGLSNKLGFRGLPTVFVIDKNGKVEKVYVGPQDWSDTKV, encoded by the coding sequence ATGAAAACATCCAGACATCCGGCCCGGGGCGGTCGGCTGACTGTCGGGTGTTCGGCTGCGGCCGGTGCACTTATGCTCGCACTCGCTGCTCCGGGCACTGCAGTGGCCGATAGCATCGACGGAAACTTCCCCACGGCCGACGAAGTCGGCGGCGAAGTGTTCCCCAGAGGCGTGCAGGCCGGAGACCGGTTCCCCACCGACTGGGACATCTACGATGCCAACGGCAACAAGACCGATGTCAGCAAGCTGATCAAGGGCAAGCGCACTGTGCTGGCATTCTTCATCTCCGCGGTTCCGGTTTCCGTGGATGAGTTGACGAAGCTGCAGAACGCCTTTACCGGCAAGGGTGACACCCAGCTGCTGTTCGTGAATTCCGACCAGGTGGGCGGCAAGCTGCTGGGCGTGGACCCGATCCAGGAGACGGCCCGCACCGTGCGTGTGATCAAGCGTGAGGAGAACATCAAGCATCCGATGTTCGTCGCGCCCAACGACGCCCTGAGCCCGACCGGCCTGTCCAACAAGCTCGGTTTCCGCGGTCTGCCGACGGTGTTCGTCATCGACAAGAACGGCAAGGTGGAAAAAGTCTATGTCGGACCGCAGGACTGGTCTGATACCAAGGTCTGA